One part of the Brassica napus cultivar Da-Ae unplaced genomic scaffold, Da-Ae ScsIHWf_1230;HRSCAF=1757, whole genome shotgun sequence genome encodes these proteins:
- the LOC106449780 gene encoding fe(2+) transport protein 1-like: MASTPTVLIKTIFLVLIFVSFTISPATSTAPEDCASESANPCVNKAKALPLKVIAIAAILVASMIGVGLPLFSRNVTFLQPDGNIFTIVKCFASGIILGTGFMHVLPDSFEMLSSQCLKENPWHKFPFSGFLAMLSGLITLVIDSMATSLYTSKHAAGIVPHGHGHGPGNDVTLPTKDGDSGSAQLLRYRVIAMVLELGIIVHSVVIGLSLGATSDICTIKGLIAALCFHQMFEGMGLGGCILQAEYTNMKKFLMAFFFAITTPFGIALGIALSTVYRDNSPSALITVGLLDACSAGLLIYMALVDLLAAEFMGPKLQGSVKMQIKCFIAALLGCGGMSVIAKWA; the protein is encoded by the exons ATGGCTTCAACTCCAACAGTTCTCATCAAAACAATCTTCCTCGTACTCATCTTTGTCTCTTTTACCATCTCTCCAGCCACTTCAACTGCGCCGGAAGACTGCGCAAGCGAGTCAGCGAACCCATGCGTCAACAAGGCTAAAGCATTGCCTCTCAAAGTCATAGCAATCGCTGCAATCCTCGTCGCAAGCATGATTGGTGTTGGATTACCTCTCTTTAGCCGGAACGTGACGTTCCTTCAACCCGACGGGAACATTTTCACTATCGTTAAGTGCTTCGCCTCCGGGATCATCCTTGGAACTGGTTTTATGCACGTTTTGCCTGATTCTTTCGAGATGTTGTCATCACAATGCCTTAAAGAGAACCCATGGCACAAATTTCCTTTCTCGGGGTTTCTAGCTATGCTGTCAGGTCTAATTACTCTTGTCATTGATTCCATGGCTACGAGCCTATACACTAGCAAGCATGCAGCTGGGATCGTACCCCATGGTCATGGTCACGGCCCCGGAAATGATGTTACCTTACCAACAAAAGATGGCGATTCCGGGAGTGCACAACTCTTGCGATATCGAGTCATTGCTATG GTACTGGAACTTGGAATCATAGTTCACTCTGTAGTCATTGGACTATCTCTAGGAGCAACAAGTGACATTTGCACCATTAAAGGACTCATCGCAGCTCTTTGCTTCCATCAAATGTTCGAAGGCATGGGTCTTGGTGGTTGCATTCTCCAG GCTGAGTATACGAACATGAAAAAGTTTCTCATGGCGTTCTTTTTTGCGATAACAACACCATTTGGAATAGCGTTAGGGATAGCTCTTTCGACCGTTTACAGAGACAATAGCCCAAGTGCATTGATCACTGTTGGATTGCTCGATGCATGCTCGGCCGGATTGCTCATCTACATGGCGCTTGTCGACCTTCTTGCGGCAGAGTTCATGGGACCAAAGCTTCAAGGTAGCGTCAAGATGCAGATCAAGTGTTTCATCGCGGCTCTTCTAGGGTGCGGCGGCATGTCCGTCATTGCCAAATGGGCTTAA
- the LOC125596561 gene encoding fe(2+) transport protein 1-like produces MHTHIIDNINFIFILRNINSTSTKNNNFFINDNKWHEINQHTLLYKPTHPTSPKTHNKPKHKTLKEKKMSSTSILLIKTTFVVIIFVSFTISPATSTVPEECASESANPCVNRSKALPLKIIAIATILVASMIGVGAPLFSRSVPFLRPDGDIFTVVKCFASGIILGTGFMHVLPDSFDMLSSQCLEENPWHKFPFTGFLAMLSGLITLAIDSMATSLYASKKAVGIIPHGHGHGPENNVTLPTKDDDSTNAQLLRYRVIAMVLELGIIVHSVVIGLSLGATNDTCTIKGLIAALCFHQMFEGMGLGGCILQAEYTNLKNFVMAFFFAVTTPFGIALGIALSTVYRENSPNALITVGLLNACSAGLLIYMALVDLLAAEFMGPKLQGSIKVQFKCFAAALLGCGGMSILAKWA; encoded by the exons ATGCATACACATATAATAgacaatataaattttatttttatcctaAGGAATATAAATAGTACGTCaactaaaaacaataatttctTCATCAACGACAATAAATGGCATGAAATAAACCAGCACACATTGCTATATAAACCGACTCATCCAACAAGTCCAAAGACACATAACAAACCGAAACACAAAactctgaaagaaaaaaaaatgtcttcAACTTCAATACTTTTAATCAAAACAACCTTCGTTGTAATCATCTTTGTCTCGTTCACAATTTCTCCAGCAACTTCAACGGTGCCTGAAGAATGCGCAAGCGAGTCAGCGAACCCGTGCGTCAACAGATCTAAAGCTTTGCCTCTCAAAATCATAGCTATCGCCACAATCCTAGTCGCTAGCATGATTGGTGTGGGCGCTCCTCTCTTTAGCCGTTCGGTGCCGTTCCTCCGACCCGACGGTGACATTTTCACAGTTGTTAAGTGCTTCGCCTCCGGGATCATCCTCGGAACCGGTTTTATGCACGTGTTGCCTGATTCTTTCGACATGTTGTCATCACAATGTCTTGAAGAGAACCCGTGGCACAAGTTTCCCTTCACGGGGTTTCTCGCTATGCTGTCTGGTCTAATCACTCTAGCCATCGATTCCATGGCTACGAGCCTCTATGCTAGCAAGAAAGCCGTTGGGATCATACCCCATGGTCATGGTCACGGCCCGGAAAATAATGTTACCTTACCAACAAAAGATGATGATTCCACGAATGCACAACTCTTGCGATACCGAGTCATTGCTATG GTCTTGGAGCTTGGAATCATAGTTCACTCTGTGGTCATTGGACTGTCTCTAGGAGCAACTAATGATACTTGCACCATTAAAGGACTCATCGCAGCTCTTTGCTTCCATCAAATGTTTGAAGGCATGGGACTTGGAGGTTGCATTCTCCag GCTGAGTATACGAACTTGAAAAATTTTGTTATGGCGTTCTTTTTCGCGGTGACAACTCCATTCGGAATAGCGTTAGGAATCGCTCTATCAACAGTTTACAGAGAAAACAGTCCCAATGCTTTGATAACTGTTGGACTTCTCAATGCATGCTCGGCCGGATTGCTCATCTACATGGCACTCGTTGACCTTCTAGCTGCAGAGTTCATGGGGCCAAAGCTTCAAGGCAGCATCAAAGTGCAGTTCAAATGTTTCGCCGCGGCTCTTCTCGGGTGTGGTGGAA
- the LOC106421052 gene encoding glutathione S-transferase T2-like — MDLRNPYSQSRSYVGLLNSQNFPYESYPSTLNFGASEIPPFSSQQTDAPDVREDTPVACRERRKWTPADDEVLISAWLNTSKDVVVGNEQKSGTFWKRVGEYYAASHHARESGEPREHLHCKQRWHKINDFTIKLCGAYAAAERQISSGQNNNDVLKVAHDIFYSDHNTKFNLEQAWCVLRYEQKWLSLNTSKPSGSSKRKAGETCSQTSSTTVGDHEIRPEGIKAAKAKRNNAQGKSFAEYTSIWEMKKEDLMMKEKLSKLAILDTILAKKEPLSEAEEVVKKKLLAQYF; from the coding sequence ATGGATTTAAGGAATCCATATAGTCAGTCTCGTAGTTATGTAGGCCTTCTTAACAGTCAGAACTTTCCTTATGAAAGTTATCCTTCTACTTTAAACTTTGGAGCCTCAGAAATCCCTCCTTTCAGTTCACAACAAACCGACGCTCCAGATGTACGTGAAGACACACCAGTGGCCTGTAGGGAGAGAAGGAAATGGACTCCAGCTGATGACGAGGTCCTAATAAGTGCGTGGCTAAATACATCTAAGGATGTTGTTGTTGGAAATGAACAAAAATCAGGGACCTTCTGGAAACGAGTAGGTGAATATTATGCAGCAAGTCATCATGCTAGAGAGAGTGGTGAACCAAGAGAGCATCTCCattgtaagcagaggtggcacAAAATTAATGACTTCACCATCAAATTATGTGGTGCATATGCGGCAGCAGAGAGACAGATCAGTTCTGGTCAGAATAACAATGATGTTCTCAAGGTGGCTCATGACATCTTCTACTCTGATCACAACACGAAATTTAATCTTGAACAAGCGTGGTGTGTGTTGAGGTATGAGCAGAAATGGCTTAGCCTTAACACTTCTAAACCTAGTGGGAGTTCAAAGCGAAAAGCTGGAGAGACATGTTCACAAACTTCAAGCACCACTGTTGGTGATCATGAGATCCGTCCTGAAGGTATCAAGGCTGCTAAAGCTAAAAGGAATAATGCTCAAGGGAAGTCTTTTGCTGAGTATACGAGCATTTGGGAAATGAAGAAGGAGGATCTCATGATGAAGGAGAAACTGTCAAAGCTTGCCATACTAGACACAATCCTAGCCAAGAAAGAACCACTAAGTGAGGCTGAAGAAGTTGTCAAGAAAAAGCTACTCGCCCAGTATTTCTGA